A genomic stretch from Pomacea canaliculata isolate SZHN2017 linkage group LG2, ASM307304v1, whole genome shotgun sequence includes:
- the LOC112557478 gene encoding ATP-dependent RNA helicase DHX29-like isoform X5 gives MERHPNFKPATKLGVTKPPKKLERKDKEMEQLIHEDDIPKEKSRSMPPTVLPRDQKSKRRGHSPADAEDSGFNLFGFDKMEEGATAAKNESQEAKEIKEDVRCFEYTRQQWTGKHPKQFLIDWCRKHLPQSPPPKYEKIQLKYNRFKCKVTVDRQKEGLLQVTPDILCENAKEAEMLGCTLALYHLCKGQSVYQLLPPPYRVVWLEWKEEDDSSKQQNKQKENKLRDQFVTKLIKKLKLDENAGAKTAIPVPEREKEKNGAQSEEGDTADDVQDSWEALSDMDATKFINDSPTAGSEAPESALSNSPGFPKKRIGEKARRPSSAVLKQMLQSLHATKQHQELLKTRQELPVFQFRQEMLDKVHNASVLVIGGETGSGKSTQIPQFLLEDLIEKGDGAKCNIVITQPRRISAVSIANRVSEELGESPKERHRNLCGYQIRFESRKSPMTCLTYCTTGVVLRQLQSDQNLSSVSHLIIDEVHERSVESDFLLMIVKRILRTRTDLKVILMSATLDSRKFSAYFSNCPVLSIPGRTFPVEVLHIEDVIEMTGYVVDEDSPYTLKQSDLLDEDSAVVEVTDQKGETKQVDLFWTTENISDIDRTTLPAEKYSKRTRNAVTRLNPDKINMDLIMDLLRHLGSSEHYKGMGGAILIFLPGLAEIQELHEMLTSDRHFSNPHKFQIFALHSVLSSENQDQVFAVPQRGVRKIVIATNIAETGITIPDIVFVVDSGKAKENRYKETTQMKSLMEVFISKANAKQRRGRAGRIQKGFCFRMYTAEKYQKMADFMLPEILRVPLEELCLIIMKCNLGKPEDFLAEGLDPPQPSSISRAMSLLREVGACYADAPSLTPLGHHLASLPVNVRIGKMLIFGAILDCLEPVAVIAAAMADKTPFVVPLGRQDEATEAKKALATAASDHLTLYKAYQGWCIARSKGKAEEFKYCNQHFLKRNTLLDIENVKKDLIKLVNGIGFGTELSRLQSPALSSTTSSPAVLDISKLTSKTNELDQHTVAMVKAVLCAGLYSQVAKITPVDKAEVSAHPGMKKPCLVESAQGHSQIHPSSVNRFLMMHSVAWLTYGEKVQSTRVYLRDTTLVSAYPLLLFGGDIKVQHLQKLLLVDNWIKFTAVARIGVIFKELRMLLEQLLERKLREPSLNVSNNQLIQLITQLIKSEKPVR, from the exons ATGGAGAGGCATCCAAACTTCAAGCCAGCCACTAAACTTGGAGTAACAAAACCGCCGAAGAAATTAGAgaggaaagacaaagaaatggagCAACTGATTCACGAAGATGACATTCCTAAAGAGAAGAGCAGATCCATGCCGCCTACTGTTCTCCCTCGAGATCAGAAGTCAAAGCGAAGAGGCCATTCACCTGCTGATGCCGAAGACAGTGGCTTCAATCTTTTTGGCTTTGACAAGATGGAAGAGGGAGCGACTGCAGCTAAAAATG AATCCCAAGAAGCAAAGGAAATAAAGGAAGATGTAAGATGCTTTGAATATACTCGGCAGCAGTGGACTGGTAAACACCCAAAGCAGTTTCTTATTGACTGGTGTCGTAAGCACCTTCCCCAGAGTCCACCACCAAAATATGAGAAAATTCAGCTGAAGTACAACCGCTTTAAGTGCAA gGTGACAGTAGATAGACAGAAGGAAGGATTGTTGCAAGTGACTCCTGACATTCTTTGTGAAAATGCCAAGGAAGCAGAAATGCTGGGCTGCACACTTGCATTGTACCACTTGTGCAAAGGACAG TCTGTTTACCAGCTTTTACCTCCTCCCTACCGTGTGGTGTGGCTTGAATGGAAGGAAGAAGATGACTCCTCTAAGCAGCAAAACAAGCAGAAGGAGAACAAG cttcgAGACCAGTTTGTTACCAAACTGATCAAAAAGCTGAAGCTTGATGAGAATGCAGGCGCCAAGACTGCCATTCCAGTCCctgaaagggagaaagaaaaaaatggtgccCAGAGTGAGGAAGGTGACACTGCAGATGATGTGCAGGACAGTTGGGAGGCATTGAGTGATATG GATGCTACAAAGTTTATCAATGACTCTCCTACTGCAGGTTCAGAAGCACCAGAATCTGCCTTATCCAATTCACCTGGGTTTCCAAAGAAACGAATAGGAGAGAAAGCTAGGAGACCTTCATCAGCTGTTTTGAAGCAGATGCTGCAAAGTCTGCATGCCACAAAACAGCACCAAGAACTACTCAAAACACGACAGGAGCTGCCTGTGTTTCAGTTTCGTCAAGAGATGCTGGACAAAGTTCATAATGCCAGTGTGTTGGTAATCGGTGGGGAAACAGGGAGTGGAAAGAGTACACAGATTCCTCAATTTCTTTTGGAG GATTTAATAGAGAAAGGAGATGGAGCCAAGTGCAACATTGTGATCACTCAGCCACGAAGAATCTCAGCTGTCAGCATTGCCAACCGTGTATCTGAAGAACTAGGGGAGTCTCCAAAGGAAAGGCACAGAAATTTGTGTGGTTACCAGATCAGGTTTGAGTCACGCAAGAGTCCCATGACTTGTTTGACATATTGTACAACAGGTGTTGTGCTACGACAGCTCCAGAGTGATCAAAATCTTTCCAGTGTGTCCCATCTCATCATTGATGag GTGCATGAACGCAGTGTAGAGTCTGATTTCCTTTTGATGATTGTGAAGAGGATTCTGAGGACTCGCACTGATTTAAAGGTCATCTTGATGAGTGCTACTTTGGACAGCAGAAAGTTTTCTGCCTATTTCTCTAATTGCCCTGTTCTCAGCATCCCAGGTCGTACATTTCCTGTGGAG GTTTTACACATAGAGGATGTGATAGAGATGACTGGCTATGTTGTGGATGAGGATTCACCCTACACTCTTAAACAGAGTGATCTCCTTgat GAAGATTCTGCAGTAGTTGAAGTGACAGATCAAAAAGGGGAGACAAAGCAAGTGGACTTGTTTTGGACAACAGAGAATATTAGTGACATTGATAGG ACAACACTGCCAGCAGAGAAGTACAGCAAGAGAACAAGGAATGCTGTCACTCGTCTTAACCCAGACAAAATTAATATGGATCTCATCAtg gACTTACTCCGGCACTTAGGGAGTTCAGAACATTACAAAGGTATGGGTGGTGCGATTCTTATTTTCTTACCAGGACTTGCTGAGATCCAGGAGCTGCATGAAATGCTAACATCTGACAGACACTTCAGCAACCCTCATAA ATTTCAGATATTTGCTCTTCATTCAGTCTTATCCTCTGAAAACCAAGATCAGGTGTTTGCAGTGCCACAAAGGGGAGTCAGGAAGATTGTTATTGCTACCAACATTGCAGAAACAGGAATAACAATCCCAGACATTGTTTTTGTGGTGGATTCTGGAAAAGCCAAGGAAAACAG ataCAAAGAGACCACACAGATGAAGTCCCTGATGGAGGTTTTCATTAGCAAGGCAAATGCAAAGCAGCGACGAGGTCGGGCTGGTAGAATTCAGAAGGGGTTCTGTTTTCGAATGTACACAGCTGAGAAATATCAGAAAATGGCAGATTTCATGCTGCCAGAAATTCTGCGAGTGCCACTGGAGGAACTTTGTTTGATTATTATG AAGTGCAACCTGGGAAAGCCAGAAGACTTCCTTGCAGAAGGGCTAGACCCTCCACAGCCCTCCAGCATTTCACGGGCTATGTCTTTGCTCAGGGAGGTAGGGGCATGCTATGCGGATGCACCCTCTCTTACCCCGCTAGGACATCACCTGGCATCCCTTCCAGTGAATGTGCGAATTGGCAAGATGTTGATCTTTGGAGCAATTCTGGATTGTTTGGAGCCAGTG gcaGTCATAGCAGCAGCAATGGCAGATAAAACTCCATTTGTAGTGCCTCTAGGCCGGCAGGATGAGGCCACAGAAGCAAAGAAAGCTCTTGCCACTGCTGCCTCAGATCATTTAACATTGTACAAAGCATATCAAGG ATGGTGCATTGCTAGAAGTAAAGGGAAAGCTGAAGAATTCAAATACTGTAATCAGCACTTCTTAAAACGTAACACCTTGCTAGACATTGAG AATGTTAAAAAAGATCTCATAAAACTTGTCAATGGCATTGGCTTTGGCACTGAACTCTCAAGGCTTCAGTCACCTGCATTGTCTTCAACCACCAGCTCACCTGCTGTCCTGGATATCAGCAAGCTCACCTCCAAAACCAATGAACTGGACCAGCACACTGTTGCCATGGTGAAAGCAGTTCTCTGTGCAGGACTATATTCTCAAGTTGCTAAGATTACACCAGTagataaagctgaggtcagCGCTCATCCAGGTATGAAAAAGCCATGCCTGGTGGAGTCAGCTCAAGGCCACTCCCAGATTCACCCTTCCTCAGTCAACCGCTTTCTCATGATGCACTCTGTGGCCTGGCTGACCTATGGAGAAAAG GTGCAGTCAACACGAGTAtatctgagagacactacattAGTTTCAGCATATCCATTACTGCTGTTTGGTGGAGATATTAAAGTTCAGCATCTACAGAAACTCTTGTTAGTGGATAACTGGATCAAGTTTACA GCTGTTGCCAGAATTGGTGTCATCTTCAAAGAATTACGCATGTTGCTGGAACAACTTCTAGAAAGAAAACTTAGAGAGCCATCCCTAAATGTGTCCA ACAATCAATTGATTCAGCTGATAACACAACTCATCAAGTCAGAGAAGCCTGTGAGATAG